A region of the Epinephelus fuscoguttatus linkage group LG13, E.fuscoguttatus.final_Chr_v1 genome:
ttttgggttgaGTCGTTGTGGACTTGATTTGTTGTGCTGTCTTTAACaatcatttgattttttttttataatattacTTTATGCCTTTACTTGTTTTGTATAGTGTGAGAGGGCAAGATCACTGGCTTTCTTAGTTTGACAAAGAAGATTAACATTATCATTTATGCCTTATTGTTACGTAGAAGACATGAGCATTGTAGCattgtcgtgtgtgtgtgtgtgtgtgtgtgtgtgtgtgtgtgtgtgtgtgtgtgtgtcggggaGAGCTTGAGCTCACCTGGTGCATTGTTTtcactgaaacaaaacagtGCACTCTGGGCATTTTGGAGTGTGGGATGATTATGTTGCTACCTATGTTTTTTAGGTGTGACTCAGACAGGTTGAGAATACCTGTGAGAAAAGCTTTACTAATAATTCCAGCaggtggatgtgtgtgtgagtgtgtgagtgtcttaTAAAGAGCGAATAGGGAGGGCAGTCTGCAAACCATTATGGTGCATCTTTTTTCCATCTTCCAGCGGGTGTTtgagtgatttttatttttaatggtgaGACATGAGAgtactgatttttgttttgtttttgttttttttgtccagaGGGGAGTCTCTACTGATTAACTAAAGCTTTTAAGGgaaagtttagatttttaaaagtggggttgtatgaggtacttatctgtACTCAGTGTATTACTTGCGGTAGGCATCAGGCAGCAGGCAAAAGTTCAATAATGCACTGCTTTGGATGGAGGGCAGCAACAAAACCTATTTAAGCCATCTAAAAATATTGGTATCAATTTAAGTGTATATTATTTTGAGTGTATTTTCATAGCTTTACCTTGCACTTGTCAAAACCACCaaactccactgagaaaaacactaattttagctcgctgaacacaggagctgctggtcaatCATTGCCTCAGTTagtttattttgtgttattgtgcgacTTCAGTGAATCCGAACTAACTGTTTTAAAAGCCGAAgttgcacaataacacaaaaaaacttgctgattgaggcagtggtaaaCCAGCGGCTCTTGTGTGCAGTAAGGTAAAATCACtggttttctcaatggagtctggctttgaagagagcgatataacTCTCTcttcaaatattattttgagtgcgttttcacagctttaccttgctgCAGAAAAACCTTTCCAACAGGGATGCCTttagcttcagttccccatcatgcactcgtcaaagccaccaaacCCCACTGAGAAAAAGAGTAATTTTAGCTCGCtgatcacaggagctgctgatcaaTCATTGCCTCAATCGGTTAGTTACTTTGGGTTGGGTTTgggtgactttggtgaatctgaactaactgCTTTAAACgccaaagtcacaaaataacaaaaataaacttgctgattgaggcagcagtagaccagcagctcctgtattcaGTTAAGTAAAATCGCtcttttctcaatggagtctggttgtgATGAGAGCGATGTAACTGCTTAATTCCCCTTCAGAAATCAcatctgatggcaaggtaaaggggtgaaaatattctaaatatagcgcaCACTTAAATTGAAATTAGATTTTTGTATTTtcggtggctaaaatacattttgctgctgcctccgtccacagcagcacattgcttcACTCTTGTGTCGAGattcctgcctgcttctccaaactgagggcgtgctgactgacatttactgtagttaacacactgactatggatgaTTACCTCATTCAATCCCACTTAAAAAATGCtggactatccctttaaagtaaGCCAGTTTATGGTTTATAAactaaaatgtacagtttgtggTCAAATTACGACTGTTTGATCTCTACAAATGATCCCAACTGTCAACTGATGACGATCTGGCTTTGCTTTAACGCTTTAGTTCAATTATGTGATCCGGAGATTTTTTCAAGATGCTCTTGTGGATCCGCCATGCATCGAGTTGTAGTTTTGTCGACCCACCACACTGGTTTGCTGGTTTTTGTAATGTTGACAAAGTGTGGAGCATCAGTTAAGGCAAAAGGAGCTGTTGTATACCTCATTTCTAACTCAAGACTGAGTGAAACCTGCTTTAATCTACTTAtgagataaaaaaatattttaaaaaatcacaaaaaaagaaagaaaatacacaaaCTTGTGTCAGTGGGGGAAGCCCGTTCATACCTGTACTTAGTGATGGGTTGTGGCAGCAGCCGCCACTAGGGGGAGACAGAATACATACCAGTGCTCATGAATgtctgctgttttttatttccttcacagtttgatgtttttatgcTGCACTGTTTTTCAGCATGAACAGAAGTGATTTGTTGTAACTTGAGATTTTCTTGTGTATTCCCTTTACTTTCATTTAAAAGTTACTTATTTGTATAAATAGATAAAATCTCCATGTTTGAACACTTTTAAGTTTGACaatcctatttttatttttattttcactgactCGGTGCAGGTATGTAGGCATCTTCCCACGTGACGGTGCACTGTCGCAGCCCGCTCTTGCTTTCCTGTGGTACCAACATTAACCAAAGACTTCTAACTTGATTGTATATGAAACGACACCCGTCTCTCGGCCCATCCCCGCCTCACTGCTCAGCATCAAATCCCGGGCTGCACGCTCTCACCCGAGTCCCCCCAGATTCATCTGTAAAgagtttttctttgctttttattgCATGCGAATGTGTATCCGCCCCGGACTACACTCCGGCGTCCTGTCGACGCGGCGGTTTCAGTGCCTGTGGGCGGGGATTGgagaggaggggtgggggtTGACCAGGGGGCTGAGCGGGCTTCTCCGACAGACACGAACCAATCTGGTGGTAGCTGGGTGATGTTTGTTAATACACACTGAGGGTTAATCCTGTGCACACTGTACATGCTCAGGACTCTGTATGTTTTGTCTGTCTTGAGCGCTGTTGCTAGGATGTCCCCCCTCTCCCCTACtttcccctcccctctccactCTTCCGCTCTCTCAAGGACTGTGGTGAAAATGCTGTTCCTGCctctcacagtgtgtctgtctcttcctcctcatctgtACACTGTATAGTCCCAGGACATTTACCCTGTTGTCTCCAGGAATACACATCCTGCGGTTGCTAAACCTCACTGCTgtgcccctcctcctcttcctcctcctcacctctcccttcctctgctctctcctctcgACATCGTCTCTTCACTACAGACTCTGATCAGCTGTGACACTATGCATCATGGTCCTTCACTCTGCATGGACTGTGTCCCTCCGGCTCAGACCTCTGGCCGACGGGCTTCAGTGACACTTTGTTTAATGCTTTACTCCAAGTGAGGTTGTAGGACCTCGCAAGCGCTATCCCAAAGCAAAAATCCAAATATTTAACTTTTGACAAATGCAGATACCAAAGATATCTCTCTGtcctgtgtctctttctctgttacTTCTCTCCCTTCCACCCTGCAGCATGTGTATTAAGAGACAAACCCAGCACTGGCTTTAGTCCTAGCCTCAGTAATTCCAAAGCTTAGATGTATATTTTGGTATATTTCTGAGAAAAACTTGCGTGAAAAAAAAGCGTCTGTTTCTCGTTTGTTTGTTGTAATCTCTTTTTTCTGTCACAGCATGGAACTAATTGCAGAACTGTCTTACTCTTGGTAGGTTAAAGATAtagtatttttgtatgtttttgggTGTGTCGTGTGTGGTTATCAGTTCACAGCCCAAGTGACCATGGCTTTCaacaaacagaggaaaaaaaacaagaaaaaaaaaaacaagaaaaaaaaacgccaACCATGTACATATTACGTCTGTGTATCTCAAGAACTGCATTCTGTAAAACATTTACTACTCACGTTGGAAAGCTTGGGCTCATCTAAAGGAATGTGTCCCCCgatttatttccctttttcttATTCTGCAGTCTGATGATAATAATTGTCTGTCCGGGACTCTGAGGTAACGAGTCCTGATTTACACCACGGACAATAAAACTGAGGGGCACTGCTCTGATCTGactacaaggaaaaaaaaaacaaacaaacaaacaaaaaaaacaaaaccaaaaaaaaaaaaaaaactgcctccAGTCACGGTGGCGTAGAACTGAAAGATTGTGTAGGATTTTTAAGTATGTGAATCAGGATACATAGTAGATTTTGATGCATTTgtctgctgtatttttgtttgttttgtttttatacacaTATAAAGATAatcttttactgtaaatgtacagttcTCTTTTGTTGTAAACATCATTAAACCATTTTCCAAGTGTTTTGACATGTGCTTGGTCTTTTATTGGCATCCAGTTACACATGAAACATAAGTGAGATGATTGACAGCATCCAGCATCACACAGGACCACCATGAGTTCTAAATTGTAATTCACAACTAAAAACTAATGACGCTCCCATCAGCATCTGCTGCACCTAATGTGATTTTACACACCTTAACCTGCAACCTAGATACATGATCAGTGATGTAACCtggggtcatcaggtgtttGGGGCCCCTCTGCCAGACCCTGGCCTGTGTCTATGTAGCTTGTGTGGTTCACAGATCACCCCTTGAAGGCCATCTTGATCGATGCCCTCTCAGCAGCATCAGTAATGTTCCGAGcattagtgtgttagcatgctaacaagcttAAATAACATAGTTAGCATAGTAAATATGCCTGCTACACATCTGTATGcattgttagcattagcatgtttGCAACCGCTGTGCTTAATAAGAGCTTCATACAGCTACTAGTTTGTAAATGCAAAATTGAAGAGTTAATAGTTGCGTTAAAGTGACAGTTTACCCCAAAATGAAAACTTCATGGTggtatttatcaatctagattgattcagtcgaaaggggtcaggtgaggtggttcaggcatctgatcaggatgcctcctgagtTCCTCCTGTTaaaggtgttccaggcacatcccactggtaggaggccccggggcagacccagaacacgctggagggattacatatctcgtctggtctgggaatgccttggggtcccccaggaggagctggagagtgttgctggggagagggacgtcttaAATGCTTaactcagcctgctgcccccatgacccgGCTTCGGATAAGGGGTtgaagatggatggattgatgtggtgtgagttgccgagtgttggagttatcagccatagagatgtctgctttctctccagcATAATGGACCTGGATGGCACTCAGCCTGTGGTGCTCTAAGggccaaaaaatgcatttgtaaactcaacagcaatgtctctttccagaaatcatgacctggttactcaagataatccattgTGAGAAGTTtcgccaaccgtatcactgcgcagaaggaagcgtgcatctactgaaTGAGCTACATGGATGAGAAGCTTGTGTCAGTCAACATCAGTTAgctgagctagcagtagatgcacgtttccttctgcacagtgatacggttgtTGGATGAGGtttagtagaaaaaaaaaatccctacatgaaactgctgctacatagcactacaggtaagatgaaaaatatgtattttgattttgggatgaactgtccatTTAACACTTATTTTCATGATCGATGCATCATCATTTGGgttatgaaatataaaaaaatagtgggaaaaaaaggtggtgcagtggttagcattgtcgctcATCACACAAAAATCATGTCCTTAATGGATTCCCTTGTAAGGTGTAACAGATGCCTAAAAGGTCAGGCATGAATGCAGTGACCTGACTCTCTTTAAGCTTATTATGTTTAGAATATATGGACTGTCAAATCAGTTGTGCAGATGTTACAACCATCCCCATTGTTGGATCTGTGGTCAAACACTATGGGGTTGGTTGTCTCTGTTATTTTAAAAGGGAAGATAAAAAATGGAGGCAGACCTAAATTGTTTAATTtcattgagattttttttattgaaatacaACAACTTAACACattgagaaaacaaaaacaggaaaaatcattcctttaagtacatttttcaaaaagaaaaatacatgtgACAACCAACTCCTGAAAAGCATGTGAAAAGTTTCCCCAGCTGGGACTTTTGCCACTGACTAAACCTCTGAACCCAATACTGAAAATTTCAGTACCAACATTTGTTAACAGCGCCCTCTAGGGAGTAAAATCTAGTGAATGCAACCCTGTTTTCCCTAAATAAACATTGTATATATTATTACTTCAGTAAAATGTGGCCTGTTTCATAATGAGAACCCCCTCACCTGAaaatactcttttttttaaagacatttggGGCaactggtaaaaaacaacaacaacaacaacaacaacagaaagaaaaaaagagagcagcTGGCCGCATGACCCGAGAAATTTAAACTAATGGTCTAAGGCAGTAGTTTCCAAATGATGGGTCCACAAATGACTCACAAATATgtcaaatttgttaaaaaacacactttattttgaagtacagtcaatttccggcacagagcttttattctgaagtgccatttcctgctgtagagtgagtgactaatggacagctgcttaacagagacagaaaactagctcaacaacatggctaAATGCAAGTATGAGTTTTAATCATAGACTACacataaagatggacgacatgacagctccccaaagtGTAAAACATAAACCTATAAGCCCCTATAAGTTTTTCTGATAGGTTTGGttataattatttattcaaTGCTACAAACACGGATTTCTACAATACGATTGACAACTGTGTGAACCAATCAGTGGGCGCACATTCAGTGTCACTGCTTGCGATTGGTCGAACGGGTGTATGGGCGGGAAACTTGATATCGCGGAAACGCTACTGTACTGTGGCTCCGAATGACgtcaccagagcaagatggcagcagtcgtatccaggatattttagTTCACTTCTGCACAGTGGGGGTAATGCTGTGATCCATTTACGTTGCTACTAGGGATGAGACTCAAGATGATGTTGTAAAATGTCgtaacttcctgtttaaattGGCGGTATGCATTCCCGATTGCGTTTGTACCATTTACCACCTAAACGTAAACAAAGATGGATGCCTCCAAGAAAGCAGTCATCGCTATTGCAGTAGTGGAGCCTTTATCATTAGCAACACTGCTAGCTACTTTCACCAACACCGACAggtaaacaacacacacacgacatTCCACGCACAACAACACATCATAAAGCATTACCATAATATATTCCCATATATAATGTGTACGAGTAATGAAAATGAAGACTTATGGTAAATAGGGCGCAGCCAACTTCGCTTTCGTCTTTTGAAACTCGTAATCCTCCGAGTTCATACAAGACTGCTACTGGTAGAACCGCCTCCAAGAGGCGTGTCTTGACCAACGTGTCACTGTGTAATTTTGTGCAGCTTCCTGTCTTTCCTACCGTCTTACTAGCAGTAAGATCTATATGGAACGGCccattactactactactgatgacgtcaccagagcaagatggcagcggtcTTATCCGGGATATTTTAGCGTCACTTCTGCACAGTGGGGGTAAGTGGAGACCAAACATGTCGGCCatctttatacagtctgtgcCCTGAAGACATTAAAATCTGTGGACTTTGAATTAATGATGAAGGAGAAATCTTGacccagttgggaaccactgatctaaacTAACTATTAGCTTATGTTGGAGTGAATTTCCTCGCTatggcagagaaaaagagagctgGAAAGGCCTTTAAACCCAAATAATAATGTTGTGACAAACTGTTTTCAGTCAGCTCTGAAAACCCAGCCAGGTTGAATGTGAATGATAGCCAGagagctaacgttacagctaaCGAAGAGGCGAAGAGGTGAATGATAGCCAGagagctaatgttacagctagCCAAGAGGTAGCTGGCGTCACAGTATGTGTTTACTAGGAGAAAGAGCACACACGCATGCATTGATATAAGTAGATCTGGTGAGGGCCCTTTCGCTGGACCTGTTCAGGGGCCCGGTCATTTCTGCGGACGGGCCTGCCCCTGAGTTCATTGTGGAGACACAGGAGGTGCAGCTGAGCCGTTGGGCATCAAAGTCTCATAGGGATCTCTATCTTCCTCCTCGGCTGCAGTCGCCTGTACAGAAGGGACACAAAGTTCAGACCAGCAGTTTTTTATCTGGTGACATCATTGGGGAAGTTTACGTGTTTTCATTCTTGCTGACCACAGATCAGTTTCACAGAGGAAACTAAAGAGCAGAAGTGATGGAGCACCCACATCCTGTGCCAGAAGTGACACCTTGTTATCATATTAATCAAAGTTAATGTTTAATCTTATGCAGGTgtgttacatttcctgtgtcAGTCATCCACCGCCGAGATAAAACATTGTAGGTGGCTCCAAGTATgttttagaatagattttaacattttactgattacttttaaggctcttcatggtctctctACCAGCTGTATCTCTGACCTCTTAATACCTGTCACAGTCTGCTTATCTCCCTAACCTGCTCCTGGTAAATTTCCATTCACCTGTACCCTGCCAGCCATGCCCCTCTCATTAAGCCAGCTCCACTCACCTGTGCTGCCTTCCCCTCAGTGCCAGATTGCTCTACGACTTTCCAGCATTCACTCTTGGCTTGATTCCCCAGTACCGACCCTGCTTGTTCCTGACCTGCCTCTGTCGTCTCTGCCCTGGTAATCACCTCAACCTTCCGTCTTCGACTCCCAGTCCTGCTTGCTCCCTTCCTGGTTCCCGTCTGCTCGGCTCTGTGGCTGCACAGTGCTACACCAAACCTGCTTCCCTCAGCTCTCCTTGTTCGGCTCAGTACTTCAGTCTTCACTCCACTACCAGCCTCACGAGAAACCCACCTGCACTCACAGTACAGTCTCCAGCTCTCAGACTGCTCTCGAGTGTTGCCTGCCTGCTCTTGTGTCACTCACCCACCGCAGAGACTACAAGCAAGCTAAACCCACAAACCCCAGAACTGCTGtatattggtgtgtgtgtgtgtattgctgTCTCCCTGCCTCAGTGTGCTGTATTTGGGTCTGCACTCGACCCCTGACAATACCGTACACACCAGGATGTAGTTTGAGGTCCTTGGGCAGAGGTctttgtctgttccagaggtAGAAAACTTGGCCTCCATGGGCTTCTTTGCCTGGGCCCACTAGAGTCTAGGATCGCCACTGCTCACTGTCAGGACTTACTGGGACTCACAGCACAGAGCCATCGTAAATGTTAATAGTaacacctgttttttttttaaataaaataaaggctgTGAGAATGAATTTAAATTCAGATTGAGATTGTTGTTATTGCTGATTTAATGTAAGACCTGTATGTGGATTTTGGCGAGACATCAAAGAGTTTTTGCCACGGGGAGCTGAGCTGCGACCACGTTTCAGAAAAACTAAGTGGAGCAAAACATTTATACTTATGCATTTAAACCATTTCGCTTATGTTTCTTTTTATCTTGAACCATAATAAtagagtttattttctttacacCTCTGATTGTTGTGCTGGAGTTGAGCATCTTACCTCagattttttcttcttcttcttgcctTTTTTCTagaaaagataaaatacaacacagtgACTGACAGTGAAGACACCAGAACAGGTGAGAATGAGACCTTTACAGGTATTAAGTGACTTACTTTTGCTTTTACTGGCTGGAGCACCTGGTAAGGATCATCATCCTTCATCCTGTCGAGCTCCTGGAGAGGAAATATAACGTTATAACTAAATACCTAACAGCAGAGTTAAACACGTCGAGTGGTGTGATGGTTCTTACCTGGTAAATGCCTCCGTCATCTGCCTGTTTAATCAATGAGAAATACATACAGTAAGAGTGTGAAATGCACATATTCAAGTAGTGACACATGTACAAATAGATTAAGTTTAAATATCAATGAATTAACAGTGAAGAAATGGAAAATGTGTCAACTTACAGGTGCTGCAGCAGACGGGACGTGAGAAAACTacagacaggaagaaaaaatatcttaaaaacattattttaagcAAGTGAAAGGTGATTGATTAATCATAACAAATTATCATCATTAATTACAAGAGTCCAAATTTATGTCTTCCAGTTAGAGCTGTTTAATATTTTTagcaaaaaagtcaaatattttcAGGGTTTACCTTCTTTAATGTGAGGACTTGTTGCCTCTCTATTTTTATAGATTAAACAttggggttttggactgttgtttcaacaaaacaagcaatttaaagATGTCCCATTCCACACAGGGAAATTGTGATGGGCATTATGTGATTATGTCATTGTATAGATTATTAGTTGAATAATCTCAAAAAGAACTGTCAGATTAAACGATAAAgaacattaaaaatgtattttaaaaaaaacaggcagcaaTTTTTTCAAATGGGTGAATATCATCTCTGCGTGTTGCAACATTATTTGTGGTGTACCCCAGAGGTCAGTATTGGGACCACTGCTGTTTCTATTTTATATTGATAACTtatgttaaaagaaaacatcattattattattattattatttttagcaGATAATAAAACTATTTCATGCTCCGGAGAGAATTTACAGCTGCTTGTGACTGAAATCACAACAGAActgaataaacttaaaaaacggtttgacagaaacaaactgtTGCTAATTCAGTTTTGACAAAAACCAAAATGATGTTATTTGGAAATTGAAAAACTGATGCGCAAGTGAAAAtgaaaggcgctgtatgtaagaatgtggccaaaacggttactgcactcaaattcaaaatactgctgcaaGTCATGTCCGCCCCCCCCCTCTCCTACAGagtcgaggttgctggacagcggcacattggagactgatttgtttgcccagaGTCACGTTGCTGCGTCCTTGATCTGAGGAGGAGccgactgctaatgctatgtaccgggacactgctaatgctacttgccgtgctgctgtagctcagtagtaactgtaactgatgctgagattctactgactgtgtgactggtagacggcggtgggtggtgcaacaggccaaaacacaaattcaaaacataaacatgatttgcggactgtaaattttttttttaaatgcgaatattctggctgtactattgttgtcggtgagatcagtatgttatatgaacattattccttagtctctgtgagatataaggatgattttatgactatttgctttagatttcttacatatagctcctttaagatagataatgtttatataaaaaaagCTTGTGAAAATAAATTTCTGGGATTGTTACTGGATCACAAAATCAGCTGGGAACATTAAATAAGCCATAAATAATGGTTGCTATATGGTTAAAAACAACCTACTTTCCTACTTTCTTTGGCAACAAAAGGTTTCTCAgtatctttatttaaaatatactCTTTCCCAGTGTACAGATGGgccctttattttatttttttttgtacattttttgaaCCTCGAACACAACTGTACATATCTTTATAAAACATGTCCATCAGtatttctttactttttcaTGTTCAGCTAATCTGAACGCAAACAGCTAGTTTCCTGTAATAAAACACCATAATAGTGATTGTCCCCCTCATGCTGTACACACCTGGATatcatataatttatttatctggGCTCGGTTCAGATAGggtttatatatttaatatctaaggctgttgtttatttatctatattAATGGTTGTGAAATTAGTTTGGGATAGCTATCgacaatttccttttttttaaatggaatgtGAATACTGAGAAGAGGGGTCAGATTACACAAGTGTACACTTCTTCCTACTCctttttga
Encoded here:
- the LOC125899914 gene encoding T-cell surface glycoprotein CD3 zeta chain-like gives rise to the protein MNSLRTGVLVLFVLVVPVSSKEIFFTHPVICYFLDAILVVYCIVATALFFKEKFSHVPSAAAPADDGGIYQELDRMKDDDPYQVLQPVKAKKKGKKKKKKSEATAAEEEDRDPYETLMPNGSAAPPVSPQ